One part of the Homo sapiens chromosome 19, GRCh38.p14 Primary Assembly genome encodes these proteins:
- the DOHH gene encoding deoxyhypusine hydroxylase isoform X1 — MVTEQEVDAIGQTLVDPKQPLQARFRALFTLRGLGGPGAIAWISQAFDDDSALLKHELAYCLGQMQDARAIPMLVDVLQDTRQEPMVRHEAGEALGAIGDPEVLEILKQYSSDPVIEGDHLAKDAPGMRKARATIWTDTCCAPFGKTATTSFAHPLPSRALSP; from the exons ATGGTGACGGAGCAGGAGGTGGATGCCATCGGGCAGACGCTGGTGGACCCCAAGCAGCCCCTGCAGGCCCGCTTCCGGGCGCTGTTCACGCTGCGTGGGCTCGGCGGCCCAGGCGCCATTGCATGGATCAGCCAGGCCTTCGATGACGATTCCGCCCTGCTCAAGCACGAGCTGGCCTACTGCCTGGGCCAGATGCAGGATGCCCGCGCCATCCCCATGCTGGTGGACGTGCTGCAAGACACCCGTCAGGAGCCCATGGTGCGCCATGAGGCAG GGGAGGCCCTGGGGGCCATCGGGGACCCGGAAGTTCTGGAGATCCTGAAGCAGTATTCCTCGGACCCCGTCATCGAG GGCGACCACTTGGCCAAGGATGCCCCAGGGATGAGGAAGGCGAGGGCGACAATCTGGACAGACACTTGCTGCGCCCCATTTGGCAAAACGGCGACAACCAGCTTTGCTCACCCGCTTCCATCCCGGGCCTTGAGCCCCTGA
- the DOHH gene encoding deoxyhypusine hydroxylase: MVTEQEVDAIGQTLVDPKQPLQARFRALFTLRGLGGPGAIAWISQAFDDDSALLKHELAYCLGQMQDARAIPMLVDVLQDTRQEPMVRHEAGEALGAIGDPEVLEILKQYSSDPVIEVAETCQLAVRRLEWLQQHGGEPAAGPYLSVDPAPPAEERDVGRLREALLDESRPLFERYRAMFALRNAGGEEAALALAEGLHCGSALFRHEVGYVLGQLQHEAAVPQLAAALARCTENPMVRHECAEALGAIARPACLAALQAHADDPERVVRESCEVALDMYEHETGRAFQYADGLEQLRGAPS, from the exons ATGGTGACGGAGCAGGAGGTGGATGCCATCGGGCAGACGCTGGTGGACCCCAAGCAGCCCCTGCAGGCCCGCTTCCGGGCGCTGTTCACGCTGCGTGGGCTCGGCGGCCCAGGCGCCATTGCATGGATCAGCCAGGCCTTCGATGACGATTCCGCCCTGCTCAAGCACGAGCTGGCCTACTGCCTGGGCCAGATGCAGGATGCCCGCGCCATCCCCATGCTGGTGGACGTGCTGCAAGACACCCGTCAGGAGCCCATGGTGCGCCATGAGGCAG GGGAGGCCCTGGGGGCCATCGGGGACCCGGAAGTTCTGGAGATCCTGAAGCAGTATTCCTCGGACCCCGTCATCGAG GTGGCCGAGACCTGCCAGCTGGCCGtgcgcaggctggagtggctGCAGCAGCACGGCGGGGAGCCGGCGGCGGGACCCTACCTCTCCGTGGACCCTGCCCCGCCGGCTGAGGAGCGTGACGTGGGGCGCCTGCGGGAGGCGCTGCTGGATGAGTCCCGGCCGCTCTTCGAGCGATACCGCGCCATGTTCGCCCTGCGCAACGCGGGAGGCGAGGAGGCCGCCCTGGCGCTGGCCGAGG GTCTGCACTGTGGGAGCGCCCTCTTCCGCCACGAGGTCGGCTACGTCCTGGGACAGCTGCAGCACGAGGCGGCGGTGCCCCAGCTGGCGGCCGCCCTGGCCCGATGCACCGAGAACCCCATGGTGCGGCACGAGTGCGCGGAGGCCCTGGGCGCCATTGCCCGGCCCGCCTGCCTGGCCGCGCTGCAGGCTCACGCGGACGACCCAGAGCGCGTGGTGCGTGAGAGCTGCGAGGTGGCTCTGGACATGTATGAGCACGAGACCGGGCGGGCCTTCCAGTACGCGGACGGCCTGGAGCAGCTGCGCGGGGCCCCCTCCTAG
- the SMIM44 gene encoding small integral membrane protein 44, giving the protein MPGLAAEGEAEGWSPSPPLYEEYRPPPLDSIRLPRYVLYLLLAALVVVAVAYAIVGHLIKDLAHDLADWAFGPKPDQEAAPRELRPSLTGEDLEGLDLQLALAWQGEEDAGGGGEGAPSEPPPPPEPRRPSIAFKDPPSRSSFWKLMAT; this is encoded by the exons ATGCCGGGGCTGGCGGCCGAGGGGGAGGCCGAGGGCTGGAGCCCGTCCCCGCCGCTGTACGAGGAGTACCGGCCGCCGCCCCTGGACAGCATCCGCCTGCCCAGGTACGTGCTGTACCTGCTGCTGGCCGCGCTGGTGGTGGTGGCCGTCGCCTACGCCATCGTCGGGCACCTCATCAAAGACCTCGCCCACGACCTGGCCG ACTGGGCGTTTGGCCCGAAGCCAGACCAGGAGGCCGCACCCCGGGAGCTGCGCCCCAGCCTGACCGGCGAGGACTTGGAGGGGCTGGACCTGCAGCTGGCCCTGGCCTGGCAGGGCGAGGAGGACGCcggcgggggtggggagggagcccCCTCTGAACCCCCGCCTCCCCCGGAGCCCCGCCGCCCCTCCATTGCCTTCAAGGACCCCCCATCCCGAAGCTCCTTCTGGAAGCTGATGGCAACTTGA